A genomic region of Micropterus dolomieu isolate WLL.071019.BEF.003 ecotype Adirondacks unplaced genomic scaffold, ASM2129224v1 contig_1299, whole genome shotgun sequence contains the following coding sequences:
- the LOC123964237 gene encoding immunoglobulin-like and fibronectin type III domain-containing protein 1 produces the protein MKKEREEEQAQFVKSLSNLRPIQVNADGSASFELDMDLIDPSSSIFLYKDGEMVPYTKELGDKLKHSLKQVGKKYIFSIRDLMPDDAGLYQLDVEDVNMFSTDFKIPMVDFLVKIQEVKAIEREDAVFECVLSNPFSKILWFGKNLPLEQGDKYDIQVSEDKLIHRLVVKDCMIVDKGIYSACAGIKSCNAWLVVEADKDAQKGKKSARKTTRAGGSGMDLQKIAQEQQVKLEKEREERKEQIKAAKEAVAAAPPPHAPTKAAAVAEPKEPKHPEPRMEKSPDPPVVEEVRT, from the exons atgaagaaagaaagggaggaagAACAAGCTCAG TTCGTCAAAAGCCTTTCTAACCTGAGACCTATTCAGGTCAATGCAGATGGTTCTGCATCCTTTGAGCTTGACATGGACCTTATTGACCCAAGCAGCTCCATATTCCTGTACAAG GATGGTGAAATGGTTCCGTATACAAAGGAGTTGGGAGATAAGTTAAAGCACAGCCTCAAACAAGTGGGGaaaaagtatattttcagtATCAGGGATCTTATGCCAGATGACGCTGGACTGTATCAGTTGGATGTAGAGGATGTGAATATGTTTTCCACTGATTTTAAAA TCCCCATGGTGGATTTCTTGGTGAAAATTCAGGAAGTTAAGGCAATCGAGAGAGAAGATGCTGTCTTTGAGTGTGTCCTGTCAAATCCCTTCTCCAAGATTTTGTGGTTTGGCAAGAATTTGCCACTGGAACAAGGGGATAAATATGATATCCAGGTTTCAGAAGACAAGCTCATTCACAGACTGGTAGTCAAAGACTGTATGATAGTAGACAAAGGAATTTATTCTGCCTGTGCAGGAATAAAATCTTGCAATGCATGGCTTGTTGTTGAAG cCGATAAAGATGCgcaaaaggggaaaaaatcagCAAGGAAAACAACAAGGGCAGGAGGATCTGGGATGGATTTGCAGAAGATTGCCCAGGAGCAACAAGTAAAActagaaaaggagagagaggaaaggaaagaacaaattaaagctgcaaaagAAGCTGTGGCAGCTGCACCCCCACCTCATGCACCCACTAAAGCTGCAGCTGTGGCTGAACCTAAAGAACCGAAACATCCTGAACCAA GAATGGAAAAAAGCCCCGATCCACCGGTTGTGGAGGAAGTAAGAACTG